In the Pseudanabaena sp. PCC 7367 genome, one interval contains:
- a CDS encoding GNAT family N-acetyltransferase, whose protein sequence is MLQNTRKFTTTWINSIGQVDAEAWNTLAKPLATPFFHWQWLSNIESSGCAVPKEGWLPNHLLVWDQDVLVAAAPLYLKGHSYGEFVFDHEWARLSYRLGIEYYPKLLGMSPFTPAVGYRFLIHPDLNDRISEYQALTDLIVAEIDRFCDRNNISGCHFLFVDPQWRTELEHRGFSSWMHHSYTWSNHNFSDFDHFLASFDSNQRRNIKKERKGVSKAGIEMQVFAGDQIPHHYFSFMYDLYSDTCDKFWGGSKYLNRRFFESLYHNFKEHIVFVVGIKEDWPKPVGMSFCIRKGDRLYGRYWGSTQDVKFLHFNACYYTPIDWAISQGINLFDPGAGGQHKKRRGFPATSNYSLHRFYNPRLKQILLPHIQEVNEYKRWEIDAINGELPFDLPEPTLDKENKED, encoded by the coding sequence ATGCTGCAAAACACTCGCAAGTTCACTACCACCTGGATTAATAGTATTGGTCAGGTGGATGCTGAGGCGTGGAATACCTTAGCTAAGCCACTGGCTACGCCTTTTTTCCATTGGCAGTGGTTATCAAATATCGAATCTTCTGGCTGTGCGGTGCCCAAGGAAGGATGGTTACCGAATCATTTATTGGTGTGGGATCAAGATGTATTGGTGGCCGCCGCTCCGCTTTACCTCAAAGGTCACAGCTATGGTGAATTTGTGTTTGACCATGAATGGGCCAGGTTGTCCTATCGCCTGGGGATTGAATATTACCCCAAGTTATTGGGCATGTCTCCCTTTACACCGGCGGTTGGCTATCGTTTTTTGATTCATCCCGATCTCAACGATCGCATCAGTGAATATCAAGCTCTGACCGATTTGATCGTGGCAGAAATCGATCGATTTTGCGATCGTAATAATATTTCTGGCTGTCATTTTTTGTTTGTCGATCCGCAATGGCGCACCGAGCTAGAACATCGCGGCTTTAGTAGTTGGATGCACCACAGCTATACCTGGAGTAATCATAACTTTAGTGATTTTGACCATTTTTTAGCTAGCTTTGATTCCAATCAACGCCGCAATATCAAAAAAGAGCGCAAAGGCGTGAGCAAGGCGGGGATCGAAATGCAAGTGTTTGCTGGCGATCAAATCCCGCACCACTATTTCAGCTTCATGTATGACCTCTATAGTGATACCTGTGATAAGTTCTGGGGTGGCAGTAAATATTTAAATCGGCGCTTTTTTGAATCGCTCTATCATAATTTCAAAGAGCATATTGTGTTTGTGGTTGGCATCAAAGAGGATTGGCCTAAACCAGTTGGCATGTCATTTTGTATTCGCAAAGGCGATCGCCTCTATGGTCGCTATTGGGGCAGCACCCAGGATGTGAAATTTTTGCATTTTAATGCTTGCTACTATACGCCGATCGATTGGGCGATTAGTCAGGGGATTAACCTTTTCGATCCGGGTGCGGGTGGCCAGCATAAAAAACGGCGAGGCTTCCCGGCAACCAGCAATTATAGTTTGCATCGTTTTTATAATCCGCGTTTGAAGCAAATTTTGTTACCCCACATCCAAGAGGTGAATGAGTATAAACGCTGGGAAATCGATGCGATCAATGGGGAGTTGCCATTTGACCTACCAGAGCCTACTTTGGACAAAGAGAACAAGGAAGATTAA
- a CDS encoding alpha/beta fold hydrolase produces MALSWHHDYIQTNGVRLHYVTEGDGGLMLLLHGFPEFWYSWRYQIPAFAKQYQVVAVDLRGYNKSERPAALEAYEMKELIKDIEGVIQGLGFDRCVLVGHDWGGAIAWHFAYAHPELVESLIVMNLPHPAKFLAGLRSPIQLIRSSYVFFFQFPWLPELALQWNDYEFIDILFTGMAVNRSTFTPEDIERYKDAAAKRGALTAMVNYYRNAWKALPEGEWGVLQVPTLLIWGEDDAVLGKELTYGTDAYVRDLQVKYIPRCSHWVQQEQPELVNEYMREFLAIEMLS; encoded by the coding sequence ATGGCATTGTCCTGGCACCACGACTATATCCAAACCAATGGCGTGAGGCTGCATTATGTAACCGAAGGCGATGGCGGCTTGATGCTTTTGCTGCATGGTTTCCCAGAGTTCTGGTATTCCTGGCGCTATCAAATCCCCGCCTTTGCAAAACAGTATCAGGTGGTGGCAGTTGATCTGCGGGGCTATAACAAAAGCGAAAGACCCGCTGCCCTCGAAGCCTATGAGATGAAGGAGTTGATTAAGGACATAGAGGGGGTGATCCAGGGACTTGGGTTCGATCGCTGTGTGTTGGTTGGTCATGATTGGGGCGGGGCGATCGCCTGGCATTTTGCCTATGCCCACCCAGAGCTGGTGGAATCATTGATTGTGATGAATCTGCCCCATCCAGCCAAGTTTTTAGCGGGGCTGCGATCGCCGATCCAGCTAATTCGTAGCAGCTATGTGTTTTTCTTTCAATTTCCCTGGCTACCGGAATTAGCACTGCAATGGAATGACTACGAATTTATTGATATTTTGTTTACGGGCATGGCTGTCAATCGTAGCACTTTTACGCCAGAAGACATTGAGCGCTATAAGGACGCGGCGGCCAAGCGGGGCGCACTCACGGCGATGGTAAATTACTATCGCAATGCCTGGAAAGCTTTGCCAGAAGGAGAATGGGGCGTATTGCAAGTACCTACCCTGCTCATTTGGGGCGAGGATGATGCGGTGTTGGGCAAAGAATTAACCTATGGCACTGATGCCTATGTACGCGATCTGCAGGTTAAATATATTCCCCGCTGTAGCCATTGGGTGCAACAGGAGCAACCGGAGTTAGTAAACGAGTATATGCGGGAGTTTTTGGCGATCGAGATGCTGTCTTAG
- a CDS encoding gamma-glutamylcyclotransferase: MSFQPGKISSFIARQQHSSFFESQPELCQGLAKDLNNESIANREIANPNLADETKFLYFAYGSCMCPVDLKRSLGENTHDYVVGTATLHNYRLGFLRRSLRRDCGVLDVVPTPGAHVHGVLYQLPWRLSDRLDVREEIPHRGYRHETVEIECNGQIFGNVRTYVVVDKLSDEIAPNDWYFSVVMRGAITCGLPQSYCWKLFDHMHQLQQQRQQEAS, translated from the coding sequence ATGAGTTTCCAGCCAGGTAAGATCAGCAGTTTTATTGCTCGCCAGCAACATTCGTCTTTTTTTGAAAGCCAGCCAGAGCTATGTCAAGGGCTAGCGAAAGATCTAAACAATGAGTCGATCGCCAATCGGGAGATTGCCAATCCCAATTTAGCCGATGAAACAAAGTTTCTCTACTTTGCCTATGGTTCTTGCATGTGCCCAGTAGATCTAAAGCGATCGCTGGGTGAAAATACCCATGACTATGTGGTTGGAACTGCTACTTTGCATAACTATCGCCTAGGTTTTTTGCGGCGATCGTTGCGGCGTGATTGTGGCGTATTAGATGTGGTGCCTACCCCTGGCGCTCATGTGCATGGTGTTTTGTATCAACTACCCTGGCGATTGAGCGATCGGCTCGATGTCCGCGAAGAAATCCCCCACCGGGGCTATCGCCATGAAACGGTCGAAATTGAATGCAATGGTCAAATATTTGGCAATGTGCGTACCTATGTGGTGGTTGACAAGCTCAGCGATGAGATTGCCCCCAATGATTGGTATTTTAGTGTGGTGATGCGGGGGGCGATTACCTGTGGTTTACCCCAGAGTTATTGCTGGAAATTGTTTGATCATATGCATCAATTACAACAACAGCGCCAACAGGAAGCATCTTGA
- a CDS encoding M48 family metallopeptidase, whose amino-acid sequence MPTYTGISSEAFRHPLDLQAEQSLRSVPGFDLLARKFIEFLAERPGIIYNSGSFIQAGPRQYATIYRIFRECAHDLDVYPEPTLFVAQNPIVNSYALGKDKPYIMLYTGVLELLNEDEIRAVLAHELGHIKCGHSVLIQMAIWVMNIAHTISEFTFGLGDLATLGLLVAFFEWRRKAELSCDRAALLVTDDLELVMTSLMKLSGGSKAFGHELSLPEFKHQSDEFQDLDKETLNQIYKFLIYNGVGNTSTFLSHPLPVERIRYVGQWADSFEYAEIKAGNYKREGATGSVEVEIEQPDAQTSSKASEAGELRRQIEDLQNEIDRLRRERGEDS is encoded by the coding sequence ATGCCAACCTACACGGGAATTTCCAGCGAAGCCTTCAGACACCCACTCGATCTTCAAGCCGAGCAATCGCTCCGCAGTGTGCCAGGGTTTGATCTCCTAGCGCGTAAGTTTATTGAATTTCTAGCCGAACGTCCTGGGATTATTTATAACTCCGGCAGCTTTATTCAGGCTGGGCCACGTCAATATGCCACGATCTATCGCATATTTCGTGAGTGCGCCCATGATCTGGATGTTTATCCTGAGCCAACTTTGTTTGTAGCGCAGAACCCGATCGTAAATAGCTATGCCCTGGGTAAAGATAAGCCCTACATCATGCTCTATACCGGGGTTTTAGAATTACTCAATGAAGATGAGATCCGCGCTGTCCTTGCCCATGAACTGGGACATATTAAATGCGGCCATTCGGTTTTGATCCAGATGGCGATCTGGGTGATGAATATAGCCCATACAATCAGCGAATTTACCTTCGGTCTGGGCGACCTGGCCACACTTGGTTTGCTGGTGGCATTTTTTGAGTGGCGGCGCAAAGCAGAGTTGTCCTGCGATCGGGCAGCTTTGTTGGTAACCGACGATCTTGAGTTGGTAATGACTTCGCTCATGAAGCTATCTGGTGGCAGCAAAGCCTTTGGCCATGAATTGAGTTTGCCTGAATTCAAGCACCAGTCCGATGAATTTCAAGATCTCGATAAAGAAACCCTCAATCAGATTTATAAGTTTTTGATCTATAACGGCGTGGGTAATACCAGTACATTTCTATCGCATCCATTGCCAGTGGAGCGGATTCGTTATGTGGGGCAGTGGGCTGATTCCTTTGAATATGCTGAGATCAAAGCGGGTAACTATAAACGTGAGGGCGCGACGGGCTCAGTGGAAGTAGAAATCGAACAGCCTGATGCGCAAACTAGTAGTAAGGCTAGTGAAGCCGGTGAGTTGCGCCGCCAAATCGAGGATTTGCAAAATGAGATCGATCGCCTCCGGCGGGAACGGGGCGAGGATAGTTAA
- the queG gene encoding tRNA epoxyqueuosine(34) reductase QueG, which produces MNQPEITAAKVKDKARSLGFDRVGIAAAVSGTETERLQTWLAMGYHADMAWMHNPKRQDISLCLPGVKSVICVALNYYTKVEHSEDGDRAKISRYGWGRDYHRVLGKRLKALSRWLESLADDITTRYYVDTGPIAEKAWAQRAGIGWIGKHSNIISRDYGSWLFLGEVLTNLELETDRPHAEHCGSCTRCIEACPTNAIAQPFVVDANRCIAYHTIENRAEQIPEAITANLNNWVAGCDICQDVCPWNQRFAKETTIADFQPYPDHVAPKLAELAELSEPSWDENLTGSALRRIKLKQWQRNAQAIIDRNGTHKD; this is translated from the coding sequence ATGAATCAACCAGAGATTACCGCAGCAAAGGTAAAAGATAAAGCCCGATCGCTAGGGTTCGATCGAGTCGGGATCGCGGCGGCGGTTTCGGGCACAGAAACAGAGCGATTGCAAACCTGGCTGGCAATGGGTTACCACGCTGATATGGCATGGATGCATAACCCCAAGCGTCAGGATATTAGCCTGTGTTTACCTGGGGTCAAGTCGGTTATTTGTGTAGCGCTTAATTACTATACAAAGGTTGAGCATAGTGAAGATGGCGATCGCGCCAAAATTTCCCGCTATGGTTGGGGACGTGACTATCACCGGGTTTTGGGCAAACGGCTCAAGGCGCTGAGCAGGTGGCTGGAATCGCTGGCAGATGATATTACCACTCGGTATTATGTGGATACGGGGCCGATCGCCGAGAAAGCCTGGGCACAGCGGGCGGGAATTGGCTGGATTGGCAAGCACAGCAATATCATCAGTCGGGATTATGGTTCCTGGCTGTTTTTGGGCGAAGTGCTCACAAACCTGGAACTAGAAACCGATCGCCCCCATGCCGAGCATTGCGGTAGTTGCACCCGTTGTATTGAAGCTTGTCCCACCAATGCGATCGCTCAACCGTTTGTGGTCGATGCCAATCGCTGCATTGCCTACCACACGATCGAAAATCGTGCCGAGCAGATCCCCGAAGCCATTACTGCTAATCTAAATAACTGGGTGGCAGGCTGTGATATTTGTCAGGATGTATGCCCCTGGAATCAGCGCTTTGCCAAGGAAACCACGATCGCCGATTTTCAACCCTATCCCGATCACGTTGCCCCAAAGCTGGCCGAACTTGCTGAACTTTCCGAACCAAGCTGGGATGAAAACCTAACTGGTTCAGCATTACGCCGAATTAAGCTAAAGCAATGGCAACGTAATGCCCAGGCAATTATCGATCGCAATGGGACACATAAAGATTGA
- a CDS encoding DUF4327 family protein: MPVAGGKEASMALLERKAETTKQPTVCTIDAIRDQVCELVCEGRLSRLSPLCTICNYFSDREWPAIESELERNDFLLRDLVIDLIGKEQWTND, encoded by the coding sequence ATGCCCGTTGCTGGGGGCAAGGAGGCTAGTATGGCATTGCTAGAAAGAAAGGCAGAAACTACTAAACAGCCTACAGTTTGCACGATCGATGCAATTCGAGATCAGGTCTGTGAGTTGGTTTGTGAGGGCAGGCTGAGTCGTCTATCGCCATTGTGCACAATTTGTAATTACTTCTCCGATCGGGAATGGCCCGCAATTGAATCTGAATTAGAACGCAATGATTTTCTACTCAGAGATCTGGTAATTGATCTAATTGGCAAAGAGCAGTGGACTAATGATTAG
- the cax gene encoding calcium/proton exchanger, translating into MITRYILSFGLLIFVPIAIASHLLEWGATITFITAALAIIPLAGWMGNATEKIATVVGSSLGGFLNATFGNATELIIAIIALRAGLVDVVKASITGSIISNLLLVMGLSMFLGGLRYKEQEFQPTVARVNASAMNLAVIAILLPTAVNFTSIGIDEPTLQGLSVAVAGVLIVVYGLTLLFSMKTHTYLFEGDAIELSESDAETGELVTEHGAENVNVWLWVGVLLGITLLVAFESEILVDSLEVATESLGLTALFTGVIVLPVIGNAAEHTTAVTVAMKNNMELSVSVAVGSSLQIALFVAPILILVGWLLNQPMDLNFNPFELVAVGVAVLIANSISSDGRSNWLEGILLLATYAILGLAFYFHPVV; encoded by the coding sequence ATGATCACCAGATATATCCTTTCTTTCGGCTTGCTGATATTTGTGCCTATTGCGATCGCATCACATCTTTTAGAGTGGGGGGCTACCATTACTTTCATCACCGCTGCCCTGGCGATCATTCCGCTGGCAGGTTGGATGGGAAATGCCACCGAAAAAATTGCCACTGTCGTCGGTTCCAGCCTGGGGGGATTTCTAAATGCTACTTTTGGTAATGCCACAGAATTAATTATTGCGATCATTGCGCTGCGAGCAGGGTTGGTGGATGTGGTTAAAGCCAGTATTACGGGCTCAATTATTAGCAACCTGTTGCTGGTGATGGGGCTATCAATGTTTTTGGGTGGTTTGCGCTATAAAGAACAAGAATTTCAGCCTACCGTGGCCAGGGTTAATGCTTCGGCAATGAATCTGGCGGTAATTGCGATCCTGTTACCCACAGCGGTTAACTTCACTTCGATCGGTATTGATGAGCCAACGCTTCAGGGTTTATCAGTGGCAGTGGCGGGGGTGTTAATTGTGGTATATGGATTAACCCTATTGTTTTCGATGAAAACCCATACCTATTTGTTTGAAGGGGATGCGATCGAGCTTTCTGAAAGCGATGCGGAGACAGGCGAGCTGGTTACAGAACATGGCGCTGAAAATGTAAATGTGTGGCTATGGGTGGGGGTATTGCTTGGTATTACCTTATTAGTCGCTTTTGAGTCAGAAATTTTGGTCGATAGCCTGGAAGTGGCAACCGAGAGCCTGGGCTTAACTGCTTTATTTACTGGCGTAATTGTATTACCGGTAATTGGTAATGCCGCTGAACATACTACCGCCGTAACAGTGGCGATGAAAAATAATATGGAGCTATCGGTATCAGTGGCAGTGGGCTCCAGCTTGCAGATCGCATTATTTGTAGCTCCAATCCTGATTCTGGTGGGGTGGCTGCTGAATCAACCAATGGATTTAAATTTCAATCCGTTTGAATTAGTAGCAGTGGGCGTGGCTGTTTTGATCGCTAATTCGATTAGTAGTGACGGGCGATCGAACTGGCTAGAGGGAATCTTGCTGCTGGCTACCTATGCAATTTTGGGACTGGCTTTTTACTTCCATCCGGTTGTTTAG
- a CDS encoding mechanosensitive ion channel family protein, with translation MNINLEQLYTRLTEIVAVFGIKLLSALIILIAGMWIAKQIRGIVERVMGKSDNDPILISFVSNLVYIAAVTFVAIAALAQLGIQTTSFIAVLGAAGLAVGLALQGSLSNFASGVLMIIFRPFKVGDFIDAAGTMGVVKEIQIFSTILTTPDNKKVIVPNASITGGNITNFSAMPTRRLDLTFGIGYEDDIDKAKSLIEQVIAENNKILTDPAPTIGISELADSSVNFAVWIWVAGADYFDVMFYMNETVKKRFDAEGISIPFPQQDVYVKTFNNNN, from the coding sequence ATGAACATAAATCTTGAGCAGCTTTACACAAGGCTAACTGAGATAGTCGCGGTATTTGGGATCAAGCTCCTGTCCGCTCTGATTATCCTCATTGCCGGGATGTGGATTGCCAAGCAAATCCGTGGCATTGTTGAGCGGGTGATGGGTAAGAGCGACAATGACCCGATTTTGATCTCGTTTGTGAGCAACCTTGTTTATATTGCCGCCGTAACTTTCGTGGCGATCGCCGCTTTGGCTCAACTTGGCATTCAAACTACTTCGTTTATTGCCGTTCTTGGTGCTGCTGGTTTGGCAGTGGGTCTGGCTCTGCAAGGATCGCTGTCTAATTTTGCGTCCGGTGTATTAATGATTATCTTCCGGCCATTTAAGGTGGGGGACTTCATCGATGCAGCCGGAACAATGGGTGTAGTCAAAGAAATCCAAATTTTTTCTACAATCCTGACTACTCCAGATAACAAAAAGGTAATCGTCCCCAATGCCAGTATTACCGGTGGTAATATTACTAATTTTTCGGCAATGCCCACCCGTCGCCTCGATCTCACCTTTGGGATTGGCTATGAAGATGATATTGACAAAGCCAAAAGCTTGATTGAGCAGGTGATCGCGGAAAATAACAAAATCCTTACTGACCCTGCCCCCACGATCGGCATCTCTGAGCTAGCTGACAGCAGCGTTAACTTTGCAGTTTGGATCTGGGTTGCTGGAGCTGATTATTTTGATGTCATGTTTTATATGAATGAAACGGTCAAAAAACGCTTTGATGCTGAAGGTATAAGCATTCCGTTCCCACAGCAGGATGTATATGTCAAAACGTTTAATAACAACAATTAG
- a CDS encoding pseudouridine synthase, with the protein MPYRYLLFYKPYGVISQFSDRPAGDGKQTDRPTLKDYIDVPDVYPVGRLDRDSEGLLLLTDHGALQHRLIEPKFGHARTYLVQVERIPDSEAIAQLEQGIKIKNYRTKPTQIKLLSQSPDLPPRNPPIRHRLNVPTAWLEITLTEGKNRQVRRMTAAVGFPTLRLVRVAIANLTLADLQPGQWRDLTSAELKKLKKTIGLA; encoded by the coding sequence GTGCCATATCGTTATTTATTGTTCTATAAGCCCTATGGAGTGATCAGCCAATTCAGCGATCGCCCCGCAGGTGATGGAAAACAGACCGATCGCCCAACCCTCAAAGATTACATCGATGTACCTGATGTATATCCGGTGGGTAGGCTCGATCGAGATAGTGAGGGCTTGCTGCTGCTGACTGATCATGGAGCTTTGCAACATCGCCTGATTGAACCCAAATTTGGCCATGCGCGGACTTATCTGGTGCAGGTGGAACGGATTCCTGACTCAGAGGCGATCGCACAGCTCGAACAGGGCATAAAGATCAAAAACTATCGCACCAAACCCACCCAGATAAAGTTATTAAGCCAGTCACCAGACTTGCCACCGCGCAACCCACCCATCCGGCATCGCCTCAATGTACCCACAGCCTGGTTAGAAATCACCCTAACAGAAGGCAAAAACCGACAGGTACGCCGTATGACCGCAGCCGTAGGTTTTCCCACGCTGAGATTGGTAAGGGTGGCGATCGCTAATTTAACCCTGGCTGATCTGCAACCTGGTCAGTGGCGTGATTTGACCAGTGCTGAGTTAAAAAAGTTGAAAAAAACTATCGGACTAGCCTAA
- a CDS encoding BCD family MFS transporter translates to MTNEVSTPESLAQPQPPKITLLTMFRLGLYQMGLGMMSLLTLGVLNRVMIKELAIPALIAALIIAAHQFMSPARVWFGQMSDQRRVLKMHRTGYIWIGTGFLAVCSFLLVQSMWQFGASVYADGGGSWSAGSYGWAFLLAGVSAAYGLTLSAGSTPFAALLVDISDDEERSRLIGVVWSMLMVGIVIGAITISNLLPPAAEATTEITKLSLFARPDELAALQAGVNRIFVIIPLVVLGLAVIATFGIEPKYSRFRARLEQGDRVEREDQITFGRAFKVLTSNRQTGIFFGFLLLLTLGIFMQDPVLEPYGGDLFGMSVSDTAKLNAFSGSGTLVSIALAGFLIVPRIGKNNTAQVGCISLAVSLALLMVSGTIGNPMLLKLVMLIFGIASGIATTGALSLMLDLTAVETAGTFIGAWGLAQAMARGLATVFGGGLLNLGKGIFVDNLLTAYGLVFICQIMALVAAIVLLQRVNVKEFKASAEEAIATLMAGDLD, encoded by the coding sequence ATGACCAACGAAGTCTCAACGCCCGAAAGCTTGGCGCAGCCACAACCACCAAAAATAACTTTACTCACCATGTTCCGCCTGGGTCTGTATCAAATGGGCTTGGGCATGATGTCGCTCTTGACCCTGGGGGTGCTCAATCGGGTCATGATTAAGGAGTTGGCGATCCCAGCCTTGATCGCTGCCCTAATCATTGCTGCCCATCAGTTTATGTCCCCGGCGCGGGTCTGGTTTGGCCAAATGTCCGATCAACGCCGTGTTTTAAAAATGCACCGCACTGGCTATATCTGGATTGGCACTGGTTTTCTGGCTGTTTGCTCATTCTTACTGGTGCAGAGCATGTGGCAATTTGGTGCTAGCGTCTATGCCGATGGGGGCGGTAGTTGGTCGGCGGGTTCCTATGGTTGGGCGTTTTTGCTGGCGGGTGTTTCGGCAGCCTATGGGCTCACGCTGAGTGCTGGTTCTACGCCCTTCGCGGCACTTTTGGTGGATATTAGCGATGATGAAGAGCGATCGCGCTTGATTGGGGTTGTCTGGTCAATGTTGATGGTGGGGATTGTGATTGGTGCAATTACCATTTCTAATCTGTTGCCCCCTGCCGCCGAAGCAACCACAGAAATTACGAAACTTTCGTTGTTTGCCCGCCCCGATGAACTGGCCGCATTGCAAGCCGGGGTTAACCGCATTTTTGTGATTATTCCTCTAGTGGTGCTGGGCTTGGCTGTAATTGCGACCTTTGGGATCGAGCCTAAATATTCGCGGTTCAGGGCGCGACTTGAACAGGGCGATCGGGTAGAACGAGAGGATCAAATCACCTTTGGCAGGGCTTTCAAAGTCCTTACTAGCAATCGCCAGACCGGGATTTTCTTTGGTTTTTTGCTGTTGCTCACTCTGGGCATTTTTATGCAAGACCCGGTGCTAGAACCCTACGGCGGCGATCTGTTTGGCATGAGTGTATCGGATACGGCCAAGCTCAATGCTTTTTCAGGTTCAGGCACGCTGGTAAGTATTGCCCTGGCTGGCTTTTTGATTGTGCCCCGGATCGGCAAAAATAATACGGCGCAGGTGGGTTGCATCTCCCTTGCCGTGTCCCTGGCGCTGCTGATGGTTTCTGGCACGATCGGTAACCCGATGCTGCTCAAATTGGTGATGTTGATATTTGGGATCGCCAGTGGGATCGCCACTACCGGTGCATTGAGCTTGATGCTAGATCTCACCGCCGTAGAAACCGCAGGTACGTTCATTGGTGCTTGGGGGTTGGCACAGGCAATGGCACGCGGCTTGGCGACGGTCTTTGGTGGTGGGCTTTTGAATTTGGGTAAGGGTATTTTTGTGGATAATTTGCTGACTGCCTATGGCTTGGTATTCATTTGCCAGATTATGGCGTTGGTGGCGGCGATCGTATTGTTGCAGCGGGTTAATGTGAAGGAGTTTAAGGCTTCTGCCGAGGAGGCGATCGCTACGTTGATGGCAGGTGATTTAGATTAA